The following proteins are encoded in a genomic region of Nomascus leucogenys isolate Asia chromosome 17, Asia_NLE_v1, whole genome shotgun sequence:
- the TMEM270 gene encoding transmembrane protein 270 → MEVVPPVRSSLLGILLQVMRLSVLFVQNRDHLYNFLLLKINLFNHWVSGLAQEARGSCNWQAHLPLGTAACPLGQALRAGLALIQVPMWLVLQGLRLMWAGIWGSTRALGLALLSAWEQLGLSVAIWTDLFLSCLHGLMLVVLLPMVVTWRVCQKSHCFRPGRQLSKALQVNCMVRKLLAQLRRLFWWVETMTALTSWHVAYLITWTTCLASHLLQAAFEHTTQLAQAQEVEPQEVSGSSLLPSLSVSSDLESGPVLSEQETPRE, encoded by the exons ATGGAGGTCGTTCCTCCAGTCAGATCCAGCCTTTTGGGGATTCTGTTGCAGGTTATGAGGCTCTCAGTGCTG TTTGTTCAGAACCGAGATCACCTCTATAATTTCCTGCTCCTCAAGATCAACCTCTTCAACCACTGGGTGTCAGGGCTGGCCCAGGAGGCCCGGGGGTCCTGTAACTGGCAGGCCCACCTACCCCTGGGAACTGCAGCCTGCCCCCTGGGCCAGGCTCTCCGGGCTGGGCTGGCTCTGATACAGGTCCCCATGTGGCTGGTGCTGCAGGGACTCAGGCTGATGTGGGCTGGCATCTGGGGCAgcaccagggccctgggcctggccttgCTCAGTGCCTGGGAGCAGCTGGGCCTGTCTGTGGCCATCTGGACAGACCTGTTTTTGTCGTGTCTGCACGGCCTGATGTTGGTGGTCTTGCTCCCGATGGTAGTGACCTGGAGGGTGTGTCAGAAGTCCCACTGCTTCCGACCGGGCAGGCAGCTCAGTAAG GCCTTGCAAGTGAACTGCATGGTGAGGAAGCTCCTGGCACAGCTGAGACGTCTGTTTTGGTGGGTGGAGACTATGACTGCCCTCACCTCCTGGCACGTGGCCTATCTCATCACCTGGaccacctgcctggcctcccacctGCTGCAGGCTGCCTTTGAGCACACGACCCAGctggcccaggcccaggaggTTGAACCCCAGGAGGTCTCAGGGTCTTCCTTGCTGCCCTCACTGTCTGTGTCCTCGGACTTGGAGTCCGGACCAGTTTTGTCAGAGCAAGAAACTCCCAGAGAATAA